DNA from Brassica oleracea var. oleracea cultivar TO1000 unplaced genomic scaffold, BOL UnpScaffold00911, whole genome shotgun sequence:
TTTTATGTATCCCATGTCTGAATCAATACGATCTTCTTTGTCGGAAACAAGAGTTTATGTCCGAATCTCTTGTTACTGTCTGtcttaactgtttttttctaaagttttgtttttgtatgtaATCTCAGGGAGGATTCCATTTGCGTTTCTGGAGGATATTCACCAGAGGTTCGTGAGGACTTATGGGAGAGCAGTTCATACAGCACAAGCCTATGCCATGAACGAGGAGTTCTCAAGAGTTCTAAGTCAACAGATCGAGTATTACTCTAACGATCCTAATGCCGATAGGATTAATCGGATCAAAGGTGAAATGAATCAGGTATGAGCTGCTCCTCTTTTTGTTCTGAGATTGTAAAGACCTTGTGTCTCTGAGTGTTTTGCTTTATGCTAACATAATCTTGGAACAGGTGCGGAGTGTCATGATAGAGAACATTGACAAAGTTCTAGACAGAGGTGAACGCTTGGAGCTTCTTGTCGATAAAACAGCCAATATGCAGGGGAATACATTCCGTTTCAGAAAGCAAGCTCGCCGTTTCCGAAGCACCGTGTGGTGGAGAAATTGCAAGCTCACGTATGCTTTCTGTAAAACCATAACATGTTATGCCTGAATTTTAGAACAGTATTGTGATTGTGCGTTGAGTCTAGTTTTGGCCTAAGTACACACTGAACTATGGCAAAGTGAAGTGCTTTAATCACCCTAAGTGAGTCTTTTTGTCTGATCTTTCTATGTGTTTTGTTGGGTCTTTGCAGATTCCTCTTGATACTACTACTACTGGTGATCATATACGTCGCAGTGGCCTTTGTCTGCCACGGACCTACTCTACCATCTTGCATTTAAGTGCATATGTCTCTTGGAATCTCGGTTTTGTGTTTGTCTTGTATTTTGTATGCTCTTCTGATTTCAATCCATTTGTTTCCTCGAGCATTTTGACGTGATTTAAAAAAGCTCATGTCTTGCACTCGCCTATATGAAGTATTCTTGTTTATAGAGCAATGTGAAAGCCCATTGCTTTGCAATGTCAATTTGTGTTGCCATCATATTGtttaactatatatacataGTG
Protein-coding regions in this window:
- the LOC106320398 gene encoding vesicle-associated membrane protein 711, with translation MAILYALVARGTVVLAEFTATSTNASTIAKQILEKVPGNNDSNVSYSQDRYVFHVKRTDGLTVLCMAEETAGRRIPFAFLEDIHQRFVRTYGRAVHTAQAYAMNEEFSRVLSQQIEYYSNDPNADRINRIKGEMNQVRSVMIENIDKVLDRGERLELLVDKTANMQGNTFRFRKQARRFRSTVWWRNCKLTFLLILLLLVIIYVAVAFVCHGPTLPSCI